AGATGGCCGGCCATCGGCGTGCCCATAGCGCCGAGTCCGATAAATGCTGCCTTGATTGTCATGGATGTTCCTGCAGGGTCAATCAATCTTCACAGTGGACGTCATGCGTCACGAAGGGGTGTTCAGGCGCCGGCTTCTCGAACCACTGCGGTTCTTCCAGCGTGCACTGCATGTCTTCCATGCCGCTGCTCCAGTGCTGGCGCATGCTGTCGACGCTGAACTCGTAATCCTTGTAGTGCCCTTCGTACGGCTTGTTTCGGTAGATCAGGTGGAACAGGTTCACCACGGCGCTGTTGGAGTAAACCTCCGCCTGACGGTAGGCGTGATGCTTGCGCTGGTCTTCCGGCACCAGCGCCATCAGATCGTGAAGTATGCGCTGCTGGCGCTGGCGTTGCGCCATGTATTCGGTGATCAGGCGCGTGCGGCTGGAGTACTGGATGTCCTTGGCGCGCGATGTGACTTCGGCCAGGTCGCGCGGCACCTCGCCGCGAGAACTCCACAGGTCAACCTGGAAGACCAGCGAGTCACGACACGAGGCATCCGACAGGACTTTATACAGTGGCGTGTTGGAGACCATGCCGCCATCCCAATAAAACTCACCATCGATCTCGACGGCTGGGAACCCCGGCGGCAACGCGCCGGACGCCATGAAATGCTCAACGCGAAGCTCGCCTTCGGTGTTGTCGAAGTACGCGAAGTTGCCGGTACGGATGTTGACCGCGCCGACCGATACGCGCATGGCGGTCTTGTGGTTGATGCGGTCGAAATCGACCAGACGTTCCAGCGTGGTCTTCAGCGGCGAGGTGTCGTACCAGCTCGCGGTGGTCGGCGATGCGCGCCACGGCCACAGTGGGAACGGCCGAGGCGTGAAGAAGCCCGGCTGGCCTTCCACCAGTGCGCGCCACGCGGCCCAACCGCTTACGCCGTTCTGCCACGGCAACTCCCACGCGCTAGGGTCGAGCGGCGCTGTGGGCCAGACGGGGAACAACGGTGCACGGGTGATCGTCTGCCAGAATTCGCGCAGCCGCTCGACGCGATGCTCGGGCGCATTACCGGCAATGACGGCCGCGTTGAGCGCGCCGATGGAGATGCCGGCGATCCAATTGGGATGGATGCCGGCTGCGTCCAGCGCTTCGTACACGCCGGCCTGATACGCACCCAGCGCACCACCACCTTGCAGCACCAGTGCGGTGGTTTTGTATTGCTTATGGAGCTGTCGCAGCTGGTCTTGATCGGACAGCTTCGATGCCGGCGAGTTTTTACGGACGTCCATACGCATCAGCCTCAGCTTAGTCAGCCAAATAGTCGTACACCACCGTGCCCAGGTCGAGGGTCAGGTCGGTAATGAAATGCATCGCAGACTCCACCTTCAGTACCGGCAGCTCAGCCACCGGTGCCAGCGCGTGGGGATGCAGTTCCAGCGCGCCAGGGCCTGTCCAGGCACCCTTGAGCGTGACATTGGTGGTGTAGTAACGGACCAGCTCGCAGATGCGCGGCGTGCCATCCACGTGCGGGATGATCTTGAGCAGGAAGTTGGGCGCGGCCAGCGAAGCCAGTACGGCCTTCTCATCGGCCGGGCGATGCTTGAAGCCCATGGTGCCCTTGGCCACGCGCACTTTGCCGTAATCGAGCGTGCCGACCAGGGTGTCGATCTCGGTCTCCAGCACGGGGCTGGCGAGTTTCTTGGGAAAGCCCCACAGCTCACGGCCACCGGCGATGGGCGGATGGTCGTTCAGATACATGGAGTGCACGTAGCCGCCGTGCTGGCCCTCGAAGCTGACCGGAATGACCTGACCCGATTCGGTGTAGTCGCCGAAACCGGTAGAGTCGGGCATGCGGATGAATTCGTACTTGACCAGCGGTTCGGTCACTTGCAACGGCTCGGGCACCACGGCGCGCAGCGCATCTATGTCCGTGCGATAGGTGATGACAAGAAACTCGCGGTTAACGAAGCGGTAAGGCCCCACGGGAAACGCGGGGCTGGTCAACGGCATGGCGAAGGCGTTGGCCTTCACGTCGGCAATCTTCATGGCAGCAGTGCTCCTGGCAGCCCGCCCGCACAGCGCATGCTGGCCCGTGCGGACCGGTATCGATGAGATACAGCGGGTGACCCCGTCCGGCTTCGCCGGACGGGGCGTGGCGACTTACTGCATGTACCAGCCGTGGCTCACGACGATGGACTGCCCCGTGAGCGCCGCCGACGGGAACGTGGCGAGGTAAAGCGCCGTCTGCGCGATGTCGTCCACCGTGGTGAACACGCCATCGACGGTGTCCTTGAGCATGACGTTCTTGATCACGTCAGCCTCGCTGATGCCCAGCTCTTTAGCTTGCTCGGGAATCTGCTTTTCCACCAGCGGCGTACGCACGAAGCCGGGGCAGATCACGTGCGAGCGCACGTTGTGGGCGGCGCCTTCCTTCGCCAGCGTGCGGGCCAGGCCCAGCAGGCCGTGCTTGGCGGCGACATAGGCGGACTTGAGCTTGGACGCTTCGTGCGAATGCACCGAACCCATGTAGATCACGATGCCGCCGCGATCGTCCTTGTACATGTGCTTGAGTGCAGCACGTGTGGTGAGGAAGCCACCGTCGAGGTGGATGGCGAGCATCTTCTTCCAGTCGGCGTAGGCGAACTGGTCGATCGGGTTGATGATCTGGATGCCAGCGTTGGAGATCAGGATATCCAGGTGACCGAACTCGGCAACGACTTTGTCGGTACCGGCGTTGACGGCAGCTTCGTCCGTCACGTCCATGGCAACGCCGATGGCCTTGCCGCCTGCCGCATTGATCTCGGCTGCGGCAGCATCAGCTGCCTGTTGGTTGATATCGGCGATGGCTACCGCCGCGCCATTCTTGGCGTAGAGCTCGGCAATTGCCTTGCCCAGGCCGCTGGCTGCGCCAGTGATGAGTGCCACCTTGCCGTCGAGACTTGCCATAACCACTCCTTTCGATGGGGATCGGGGGAAAGCAAAAACGGAATCAGGTTGTAGGCTGCGCGGCCTGTCCGTCTAGACGGACAGGCTGACACAGCTTGTAGGCGCGCATCTATGCGACGAATGGACAGCTTGAGCGCTGCCTGGCTCGTAACCGTTTAGTGCGCGCCTTCAGACAGGTACGTATAGCCGGTCAATCCTTCGTTCAATGTGACGAATAGCTGCTCTGCCGACTCCCCTTCCACACCCGCCGCGGCGATGCGCTCGCGATAGCTGTGACGCAGGGCGTCGAGGTCGTAGCCAACGTAATCAAGCATCAGGTCGGTGGTGTCGCCACGACGCTTGTGCGCGAAAACATACGAATCGCCATCGACGCGCACATTCACCGCGTCAGTGTCGCCAAACAGGTTGTGGATGTCGCCCAGCGTTTCCTGGTACGCGCCAACCATGAAGATGCCGAGGCGGTAGCTCTCGTCTTCCTTCAACGCATGCAGCGGCAAGCTCACGTCTACACCTTCGGCATCAACGTAATCGTCGATGCGGCCATCGGAGTCGCAGGTGAGGTCGACGATCACGCCGCGGCGCGTGGGCTCTTCGTTCAGCCGCGCAATGGGCGCGATCGGGAAGATCTGGTCGATGGCCCAGATGTCCGGCACGGATTCAAACACGGAGAAGTTGACGAAATACTTGTCGACGAGCTTCTCGTCGAGTTCGTCCATCGCTTGGCGATGCGAGCGCTCGGCGGGCAACAGGCGCGTGCGCACGGCATTGGTGATGGCGTAGTACATGTCATCGAGGCGCGCACGGTCTTCCAGATTCAGCTGGCCGAGTGCGTACAGCGTCTGGCCTTCAGCAAGGTGGTGCTGCGCTTCGTGAAACAGTTCCAGCGCGGGGCGCTGGTCCAGCTCGTCCCAGGTTTCGCGCAGGCGGCGCAGCACGGCCGGCTCGTGTTCGTGCGCGTACGGGATGTTGCCGACGGGCACTTCTTCCACCTCGGTAACGTTCACCACCATCACGGCGTGGTGCGCGGTCATGGCGCGGCCAGCTTCGGTGATGATGTGCGGCGCGGGCAGATTGGCTTCCGCCACGGCTTCTGCCAGCGACTGCACGATGGTGGAGGCGTACTGCTCGATCGAATAATTGATGGAGTTGTGGCTGCGTGAGCGCGAGCCTTCGTAGTCCACGCCGAGGCCGCCACCCACGTCAACGATGTCCAGCGGCACGCCGAAACGCTTGAGCTCCACGAAGTAGCGCGTGGCTTCGCGCATGCCGTTGGCGATGTCGCGCACGTTGGAAATCTGCGAGCCCATGTGGAAGTGCTGCAGCTTCAGCGTGTGCTTGAGACCGGCCCGATCCAGGCGCTCCACCAGCGTGAGTACTTGGCTGGGTGACAGACCGAACTTGCCCTTGTCGCCGCCGGTGTTCTGCCACTTGCCCGCGCCGATGGAGGCCAGGCGCACGCGCACGCCGAGCAGGGGCTCGACGCCCAGCGCCTTGGATTCGGTGAAGACGTGATCAAGCTCGGACAGCTTCTCAATCACGATATGCACGCGCAGCCCGAGCTTGCGGCCGATCAGCGCGAGGCGAATGTATTCGCGGTCTTTGTAGCCGTTGCAGATCACGATGCTGCCGGGGCGTGCCATCGCCAGCACGGCCATCAGCTCCGGCTTGGAGCCGGCTTCTAGGCCGAAGCCGTGCTCGCCCGCGGCGACCAGCTCGCCGGCCACGCCGCGCTGCTGGTTCACCTTGATCGGATAGACGGCCGTATAGCCACCCTCGTAGCTCCATTCGCCGATGGCCTTGGCGAACGCATCCTGCAAACGCTTCAAACGGTCAGCGAGGATGTCTGGAAAGCGCACGAGCAGCGGCAAGCGCAGGCCTTCGGCGCGGGCGCGGTCCACGATGGCCG
This genomic window from Dyella terrae contains:
- a CDS encoding DUF3734 domain-containing protein — protein: MDVRKNSPASKLSDQDQLRQLHKQYKTTALVLQGGGALGAYQAGVYEALDAAGIHPNWIAGISIGALNAAVIAGNAPEHRVERLREFWQTITRAPLFPVWPTAPLDPSAWELPWQNGVSGWAAWRALVEGQPGFFTPRPFPLWPWRASPTTASWYDTSPLKTTLERLVDFDRINHKTAMRVSVGAVNIRTGNFAYFDNTEGELRVEHFMASGALPPGFPAVEIDGEFYWDGGMVSNTPLYKVLSDASCRDSLVFQVDLWSSRGEVPRDLAEVTSRAKDIQYSSRTRLITEYMAQRQRQQRILHDLMALVPEDQRKHHAYRQAEVYSNSAVVNLFHLIYRNKPYEGHYKDYEFSVDSMRQHWSSGMEDMQCTLEEPQWFEKPAPEHPFVTHDVHCED
- the speA gene encoding biosynthetic arginine decarboxylase; protein product: MSKHWNIDAARHTYAIPHWSDGYVDVNDAGHIVMRPHGAKGPALSLPAIVDRARAEGLRLPLLVRFPDILADRLKRLQDAFAKAIGEWSYEGGYTAVYPIKVNQQRGVAGELVAAGEHGFGLEAGSKPELMAVLAMARPGSIVICNGYKDREYIRLALIGRKLGLRVHIVIEKLSELDHVFTESKALGVEPLLGVRVRLASIGAGKWQNTGGDKGKFGLSPSQVLTLVERLDRAGLKHTLKLQHFHMGSQISNVRDIANGMREATRYFVELKRFGVPLDIVDVGGGLGVDYEGSRSRSHNSINYSIEQYASTIVQSLAEAVAEANLPAPHIITEAGRAMTAHHAVMVVNVTEVEEVPVGNIPYAHEHEPAVLRRLRETWDELDQRPALELFHEAQHHLAEGQTLYALGQLNLEDRARLDDMYYAITNAVRTRLLPAERSHRQAMDELDEKLVDKYFVNFSVFESVPDIWAIDQIFPIAPIARLNEEPTRRGVIVDLTCDSDGRIDDYVDAEGVDVSLPLHALKEDESYRLGIFMVGAYQETLGDIHNLFGDTDAVNVRVDGDSYVFAHKRRGDTTDLMLDYVGYDLDALRHSYRERIAAAGVEGESAEQLFVTLNEGLTGYTYLSEGAH
- a CDS encoding acetoacetate decarboxylase, which produces MKIADVKANAFAMPLTSPAFPVGPYRFVNREFLVITYRTDIDALRAVVPEPLQVTEPLVKYEFIRMPDSTGFGDYTESGQVIPVSFEGQHGGYVHSMYLNDHPPIAGGRELWGFPKKLASPVLETEIDTLVGTLDYGKVRVAKGTMGFKHRPADEKAVLASLAAPNFLLKIIPHVDGTPRICELVRYYTTNVTLKGAWTGPGALELHPHALAPVAELPVLKVESAMHFITDLTLDLGTVVYDYLAD
- a CDS encoding 3-hydroxybutyrate dehydrogenase, yielding MASLDGKVALITGAASGLGKAIAELYAKNGAAVAIADINQQAADAAAAEINAAGGKAIGVAMDVTDEAAVNAGTDKVVAEFGHLDILISNAGIQIINPIDQFAYADWKKMLAIHLDGGFLTTRAALKHMYKDDRGGIVIYMGSVHSHEASKLKSAYVAAKHGLLGLARTLAKEGAAHNVRSHVICPGFVRTPLVEKQIPEQAKELGISEADVIKNVMLKDTVDGVFTTVDDIAQTALYLATFPSAALTGQSIVVSHGWYMQ